One segment of Triticum aestivum cultivar Chinese Spring chromosome 2A, IWGSC CS RefSeq v2.1, whole genome shotgun sequence DNA contains the following:
- the LOC123186603 gene encoding probable indole-3-pyruvate monooxygenase YUCCA10 gives MESVAVLIVGAGPAGLATAACLSQFAIPYVIVERESCSASLWRNRAYDRLKLHLAKEFCELPHMAYPIDAPTYIPKNLFVKYLDDYVEHFNIQPKYLTCVESSTYDNDEKCWSIVAKDMSKCTTVKFTAKFLVVASGENSAENIPMIPGLESFPGDVIHSSSYKSGKSYSGKNVLVVGSGNSGMEIAYDLATHGANTSVVIRSLIHVMTKELIRLGMTLAHHLPLNLVDKLLVMAAYLIFGDLSRHGITRPKMGPMTLKAETGRSAVIDVGTVGLIKKGIIKVQRSISKIKGNIVKFQCSKRISFDAIVFATGYKSTANIWLKNGESMLNGNGLPIQKYPNHWKGENGLYCAGLARRGLAGIATDAKNIANDIKSLIDSMSS, from the exons ATGGAGAGTGTTGCAGTGTTGATTGTTGGTGCTGGGCCAGCAGGCCTCGCAACGGCAGCATGCCTTAGCCAATTCGCAATTCCTTATGTCATAGTCGAGCGTGAGAGCTGTAGCGCGTCACTTTGGCGCAACCGCGCGTATGATCGCCTCAAGCTGCATCTTGCAAAGGAGTTCTGTGAGTTGCCACACATGGCATACCCTATAGATGCACCAACATACATACCAAAAAACTTGTTTGTGAAGTACTTGGATGATTATGTTGAGCATTTCAACATTCAACCGAAGTATCTCACCTGCGTGGAGTCATCcacatatgacaatgatgaaaaatGTTGGTCCATTGTGGCAAAGGACATGTCAAAGTGCACCACAGTCAAGTTCACGGCAAAGTTTCTTGTTGTGGCAAGTGGTGAGAATAGTGCAGAGAATATTCCAATGATCCCTGGACTAGAAAGCTTTCCAGGTGATGTCATCCACTCCTCAAGCTACAAGTCAGGCAAGAGCTACTCTGGCAAGAATGTATTGGTCGTTGGATCCGGCAACTCCGGGATGGAAATTGCTTATGACCTTGCGACCCATGGTGCCAACACATCGGTTGTTATACGAAGCCTG ATTCATGTAATGACAAAGGAATTAATTCGTTTGGGCATGACACTTGCTCACCATCTTCCATTGAATCTAGTGGATAAACTCCTTGTGATGGCAGCGTATTTAATATTTGGAGACCTGTCACGACATGGCATCACAAGGCCAAAAATGGGTCCAATGACCCTCAAAGCAGAAACAGGTCGATCTGCAGTGATTGATGTTGGGACTGTTGGATTGATCAAAAAAGGCATCATCAAA GTTCAACGGAGCATTAGTAAGATCAAGGGCAACATAGTTAAATTTCAATGCAGTAAAAGAATCTCATTTGATGCGATTGTGTTTGCAACTGGATACAAAAGCACGGCAAATATATGGCTCAAG AATGGTGAGAGCATGTTAAATGGCAACGGACTGCCCATCCAAAAATATCCGAATCATTGGAAAGGTGAAAATGGGCTCTACTGTGCTGGGTTAGCGAGGAGAGGATTAGCCGGTATTGCAACAGATGCCAAGAATATCGCTAATGACATCAAATCTTTGATAGACTCTATGTCAAGTTAA